In Crinalium epipsammum PCC 9333, the following are encoded in one genomic region:
- the arsM gene encoding arsenosugar biosynthesis arsenite methyltransferase ArsM, with amino-acid sequence MTYLEAAAQFYSEVAETPQVGLCCVQSSPLQLPGLNISPQMQEMNYGCGTTVHAAELVNQPTVLYVGVGGGLEALQFAYFSRKPSAVIAVDPVPAMREAAARNLIIAAEENSWFDPSFVEIREGDAFALPVPDASVDVVAQNCLFNIFEPADLKKALQEAYRVLKPGGRLLMSDPIATREIPQHLRQDDRLRAMCLSGALTYQEYTQHLVDTGFGQIEVRARRPYRLLDCQTYNLSEPLLLESLDSVSFKVPIPEDGACIFTGKTAIYSGSQEIFDDSAGHILQKGVPAAVCDKTAAKLGSRLPEEVLITDSTWHYTGGGCC; translated from the coding sequence GTGACTTATCTAGAAGCGGCAGCCCAATTTTACAGTGAAGTAGCCGAAACACCGCAAGTTGGTTTGTGCTGTGTGCAAAGCAGCCCTTTGCAACTCCCAGGACTGAACATTTCCCCTCAAATGCAGGAAATGAACTACGGCTGCGGAACTACAGTCCACGCAGCAGAATTGGTGAACCAGCCAACAGTCTTGTATGTGGGTGTGGGTGGTGGTTTAGAAGCACTACAATTTGCTTATTTTTCCCGTAAACCTAGTGCTGTGATTGCTGTTGATCCGGTTCCTGCGATGCGTGAAGCAGCAGCACGTAATTTAATTATTGCTGCTGAAGAAAATTCTTGGTTTGATCCGAGTTTTGTAGAAATTCGGGAAGGAGATGCTTTTGCTTTACCTGTTCCAGATGCTTCTGTAGATGTAGTAGCTCAAAATTGTCTATTTAATATCTTTGAACCCGCAGACCTTAAAAAAGCTCTCCAAGAAGCTTACCGCGTCTTAAAGCCTGGTGGACGTTTACTAATGAGCGATCCGATCGCTACTCGTGAAATTCCGCAACACTTGCGCCAAGACGATCGCTTACGAGCAATGTGTTTATCTGGGGCGTTAACTTATCAAGAATATACTCAGCATTTAGTTGATACTGGTTTTGGACAAATAGAAGTTCGGGCGCGTCGTCCTTATCGGTTGCTAGATTGCCAAACCTATAATTTGTCAGAACCTTTACTATTAGAAAGTCTTGATTCTGTATCCTTTAAAGTACCAATTCCAGAAGATGGTGCCTGCATTTTCACTGGAAAAACAGCTATTTATTCAGGTTCGCAAGAAATATTTGATGATTCAGCAGGTCATATTCTCCAAAAAGGTGTACCAGCAGCCGTATGTGATAAAACTGCTGCAAAGTTAGGCTCACGTCTGCCTGAAGAAGTATTAATTACAGATTCCACTTGGCACTATACTGGTGGCGGTTGTTGCTAA